The Deltaproteobacteria bacterium genome window below encodes:
- the fliW gene encoding flagellar assembly protein FliW, producing MLIQTSRFGQVLYEAEDILTFPEGLLGFADLREFVLVDDPSDEIFIWLQSCESTDIAFPLLEPELFIQKYQPGMTKTDNESIRLTPSDKVRFFCIITIPDDPTQMSANMKAPIVINLTLKIARQCVLQDNTLAIREPIFTKLQQRVVQNPQVCIKDQLIGTTQAVKISKSPSPESPL from the coding sequence ATGCTTATCCAAACTTCGCGATTTGGACAGGTTTTGTATGAAGCTGAAGATATTCTGACATTTCCAGAAGGGCTTTTGGGGTTTGCAGATCTAAGGGAGTTCGTATTAGTCGACGACCCTAGTGATGAAATTTTTATTTGGTTGCAGAGCTGCGAGTCCACAGATATCGCCTTTCCTTTGTTGGAACCGGAACTTTTCATTCAGAAATACCAGCCAGGAATGACCAAAACAGATAATGAATCCATTAGGTTGACACCCTCTGATAAAGTTAGATTTTTTTGTATCATTACGATCCCTGATGACCCAACGCAGATGTCTGCAAATATGAAGGCTCCAATTGTAATTAATCTCACGCTGAAAATTGCTCGACAGTGCGTTTTGCAAGATAATACTCTTGCCATACGTGAGCCAATTTTTACCAAGCTACAACAGCGAGTCGTGCAGAATCCTCAGGTGTGTATCAAAGACCAACTCATTGGCACCACTCAGGCTGTAAAGATTAGCAAATCTCCATCTCCAGAGAGTCCTCTTTAA
- the csrA gene encoding carbon storage regulator CsrA encodes MLVLTRKLGESIAIDDHIKIRVVQIKGKQVRLGIEAPKDTKIHREEVYLAIQDQNKESSQVSSDKSKSVASLLKPLSAIDSLKEDK; translated from the coding sequence ATGCTCGTTCTCACACGGAAGTTGGGTGAAAGCATAGCGATTGATGACCACATAAAGATTAGGGTGGTTCAAATCAAAGGAAAACAAGTTAGACTGGGCATCGAAGCTCCAAAAGATACTAAAATTCATAGAGAAGAAGTCTACTTAGCTATTCAAGATCAAAATAAAGAATCATCACAAGTATCTTCTGACAAATCTAAATCAGTGGCTAGTTTGTTGAAGCCTTTGTCGGCAATTGATTCTTTAAAAGAAGATAAATAG
- a CDS encoding nucleotidyltransferase domain-containing protein — translation MLSVFKKYISKDQHVKIYLFGSRVHDHLKGGDIDLAIVFKEESLAHKLAALDYVLLAELKRQSTK, via the coding sequence ATTTTATCAGTTTTTAAAAAATACATATCTAAAGATCAACATGTTAAAATTTATTTGTTTGGAAGTCGGGTTCACGATCATCTAAAGGGTGGGGACATTGATTTAGCCATTGTTTTTAAGGAAGAGTCTCTTGCTCATAAATTAGCCGCTTTGGACTACGTTCTGCTCGCAGAATTAAAACGACAAAGCACCAAATAA